Proteins from a genomic interval of Thermococcus sp.:
- the acs gene encoding acetate--CoA ligase alpha subunit: MVDPNIEALFRPKSIAVIGASEKPGKIGYAIMKNLVEYGYEGKIYPVNIKGVEIKIGNRVFKSYKSILDVPDEVDMAVIVVPAKFVPQVVEECGQKGVKVLPIISSGFGELGPEGKKVEQQLVETARKYGMRILGPNIFGVVYTPEKLNATFGPTDVLPGPLALISQSGALGIALMGWTILEKVGLSAVVSIGNKSDIDDADLLEFFKEDENTKAILIYMEGVKDGRRFMETAKEVSKVKPIVVIKAGRSERGAKAAASHTGSLAGSDKIYDAAFKQAGIIRAYTIGEAFDYARTLSNLPEPAGENLVIITNGGGIGVMATDAAEESGLHLYDNLDELKVFAKHMPPFGSYKNPVDLTGMAGAESYEGAIKDALAHPEMHSIAVLYCQTAVLDPRDLANIIIREYNASGRKKPLVVAIVGGIEAKHAIDMLNEEGIPAYPEPDRAIKALAALYRWSRWKAQKE, encoded by the coding sequence ATGGTTGACCCAAACATCGAAGCTCTTTTCAGGCCGAAGAGCATCGCAGTTATAGGTGCCTCCGAGAAGCCGGGCAAGATAGGCTACGCTATTATGAAGAACCTTGTGGAGTATGGCTACGAAGGCAAAATCTACCCCGTTAACATTAAGGGCGTGGAGATTAAGATTGGTAATCGTGTTTTCAAGTCCTATAAGAGTATCCTCGACGTTCCTGACGAGGTTGATATGGCAGTGATAGTTGTTCCAGCAAAGTTTGTCCCGCAGGTTGTCGAGGAATGCGGTCAGAAGGGAGTTAAGGTCCTGCCGATTATCAGTTCCGGCTTCGGCGAGCTCGGTCCAGAGGGCAAGAAGGTAGAGCAGCAGCTAGTCGAGACTGCCAGAAAATACGGCATGAGAATTCTCGGTCCAAACATTTTTGGTGTTGTGTACACCCCCGAGAAACTCAACGCCACCTTCGGACCAACTGACGTTCTGCCCGGGCCTCTTGCATTAATCAGCCAGAGCGGTGCCCTAGGAATAGCCCTCATGGGCTGGACCATCCTAGAGAAAGTCGGCCTCTCAGCCGTTGTCAGCATAGGAAACAAAAGCGACATAGACGATGCTGATCTGCTCGAGTTCTTCAAAGAGGACGAGAACACTAAGGCAATCCTCATCTACATGGAGGGTGTCAAGGACGGAAGGCGCTTCATGGAAACGGCCAAGGAGGTCAGCAAGGTCAAGCCGATAGTGGTCATCAAGGCCGGAAGGAGCGAGCGCGGTGCGAAGGCGGCCGCTTCCCACACAGGTTCCCTCGCCGGAAGCGACAAGATTTATGACGCGGCGTTCAAGCAGGCGGGAATAATAAGGGCCTACACCATCGGCGAGGCCTTCGACTACGCGAGAACTCTCAGCAACCTTCCCGAGCCCGCTGGAGAGAACCTTGTCATAATAACCAACGGCGGTGGAATAGGCGTCATGGCCACCGATGCCGCTGAGGAGAGCGGTCTGCACCTCTACGACAACCTAGATGAGCTCAAGGTCTTCGCAAAGCACATGCCTCCATTCGGTTCATACAAGAATCCTGTTGACCTGACGGGTATGGCTGGAGCAGAGAGCTATGAAGGGGCAATCAAAGACGCTCTGGCTCATCCTGAGATGCACAGCATAGCTGTCCTCTACTGCCAGACTGCAGTTCTTGACCCAAGGGATTTAGCGAACATTATTATCAGGGAATACAACGCGAGCGGAAGAAAGAAGCCTCTTGTTGTTGCAATCGTCGGTGGAATTGAAGCAAAGCATGCAATCGACATGCTCAACGAAGAGGGCATTCCTGCCTATCCAGAACCAGACAGGGCAATAAAGGCTTTGGCAGCTCTCTACCGCTGGAGCAGGTGGAAGGCTCAGAAAGAGTGA